The Verrucomicrobiota bacterium genome contains the following window.
CGGCCAGTATGAAGTCTTCCCCAACTTCCACGAAATCACCAAATACCCGCGCCTCCACGGCGTGCTCCGCGCTTGGAACCTGGACGTATTCCGCGAACGCCTGCGCGCCAAAAAAATGCTGGATCAGGCGGATGACTTTTTCCGCGCTTCCGGCGCGCTCTCGGTGTTGTGTTACCGGGCGGACATCGAGGCCGCCCTGCGCACGCGCGGCTTTGGCGGCTTCCAATTGCTGGACCTCCAGGATTTCCCCGGGCAAGGCACCGCGCTGGTGGGCATTCTGGATTCGTTCATGGATAGCAAGGGGTTCATCGAGCCCAAAGCGTGGCGGGAATTCTGCGGTCCCACAGTGCCGCTGGCCATCATGGAACGCTTCACATGGTCCGGCGGCGAAACCTTCACTGCCGGCTTGAAAGTGGCGCATTACGGCCCCAAAACGTTGACGAAAGCGAACGTGCAATGGCGGTTGCTGGAAGAAAACGGGCAAGTCATGGGCATGGGCGAAACCCCGTTGGCCGAACTTGCACCGGGCACGTTCGCGGACCTGGGCTCGGTCCGCGCCGGGTTGCCCACCTTCGCATTGCCGCACAAGCTGACGTTGGAACTGCGCCTCGCCGGCACTGATTTCCGCAACAGCTATCCCCTCTGGGTCTATCCGCCGAACAATACCGCCAAGCCGCTGGACAGCGTCACCGTTTGCCGGAGCCTGGACGAGCAAACGCTGAACGCCCTGACCAAAGGCCAGCGGGTCCTGCTGTTGCCGGAATTAAAATCCATCACCGCCAACAGCATCGAAGGTTTCTTCGCCAGCGACTTCTGGTGTTACCCGATGTTCCGCGGCATTTCCGAACGTGCCAAGAAACCGGTGGCCCCAGGCACCCTCGGCATCCTGTGCAACCCAAAGCATCCCGCGTTCACGCTGTTCCCCACCGCATTCCATACCGATTGGCAATGGTTCCATCTCCTGATGAACTCACGGCCTTTGATCCTGGACGACACGCCCGCCAACTTCCGCCCCCTCGTGCAGGTCATTGACAACTTCGAGCGCAACCACAAGCTCGGGGTACTCTTCGAGGCCCGTGTGGGTGCGGGCAAACTGCTCGTCTGCACCAGCGACCTGCCCGGCATGTCCGACCGTCCCGAGGCGCGGCAACTGCTTTCCAGCCTGGTATTCTACGCCGGCTCGGAACAATTCAATCCCGCGCCCGAGCTATCCCTGGCCACCTTGAAGAAACTCCTGAACTTCTAACCGCAAGGGAATAGGGTCTGAAGTGTTGGTGCGGAGCAGTTGCACAGGTGTTGGCTGCTCTACTCTCTCCCCTCGGAGGCTTTCGCGTCAACCTAAGCGGCGTTCAAACTGACGCGGTGCCGGTGACCAGTGCGGCGCGAACCACCGCGCCCGGGGAGACCACGGATGGAGCGCGGACCTCCGGTCCAATGCCACTAGGATTTGGTCTGAGCCAGCGCCAGCATTTGGCGGGCGGGCGCAAGTATCGTGATGCCTTTCGCCTAACTCACCACCGCACCCGCCGGGTCGCTCCAAAGGCCGTAGCCGGCCGAGCCCTTGGCGCGGACGCGCACCCAGATGCGCTTCCCGCTGGGCAAACCTTCCAGCGTCTCCTTGCACTTCGACGCGGCGCTACGCAGCGTCCACGTCCCGATATTCGGGTCATCCGTCGTGCTGATCTCGTACAGCGTGGCGAACTTCGCCTTCTTCCATTTCACCGCCAATTTGCCCTGGTCCGAAACCGTCACAGCACAGAGATTCATCACCTGCTCCGGGGTACCGGCGGGCTGACGATCCTTGACCAACTCCAGCCCCACGGCCATCAAATCAGTCGGATCGTCCGTCAAGGACTCACAATCCACGATGACATCCTTGGCCAGCACGATCACTTCCTCTGCATCGGTGGTATTGATGGCAATCAACTCCTTGAGCGTCAACTCCGCCGCATCCCGCGCATCCAGCTTGGCGACGCTGCTAGTGAGCTTGTTGCCGATAATGGTTAGCTTGGCGGCCAGGCTGGCAAACTTGGGAATGCCGGCGATACCCTGCTTGATTTTATTGATTTCCGTCATCAAAGTGCGATGACTCAACTTGGCATATTTACTGGTATTGACGAGCTTCATAACTCTTGCGATTTCTGAAACGCCATCGGAGTAAAATATCCCCGGCTGATCCCAGCGGACCCCCGAATCGTAATAAAATCCTGGTATTGGCATTTCTTTTGTTTATGTCTGAGGCTTTCCTTAGCCAGACTGCGCCCTGATTGTCAAAATTTATTTTTAACTTTTTATAACCCATTGCGTGCCTTATAGATGAACCACGAATTCCGGTCCAAGTGTCACCTTGGAAGGCATGAATTTCTCCTTTCCGAAGCCCTTTTCCTGCTTGGAATACCCCTTTTCCACCGTGGAATACCCCTTTTCCAAGGTGGAATGGGCGTTTTCCAACGTGGAATACCCATTTTCCAAGGTGGAAAAGGCCTTTGGAAAGGAAGAATACCCGTCCGGAAATGGGAAATTAGGGTCTGGAAACCTGAAAATTGACTCCGAAAGGGTGGTTTTCGCCTACGGTGGGCTGACGCTCCGGTTTCTCCGCTACGGGTTTAGGGGACGCACGGCCCGGAAACCAAGGCCGTCGCTGACGTAGCTTGCGAATCCGTGACCGCGGTACGCTGCCCGACTTTGCACCGCGCCGCTGCGCCAACCGCCGCCGCGAAATATGCGGAACGTGCCCGATTCTGGACCACGCGGATCAGTTTGAGTCGCACTCCCATAGGTTTCATAATAATCCCAGCACCACTGATAGACGTTTCCCGCCATATCATAAAGACCATAGCCATTAAGGGCAAACGAGCCTACCGGACTGGTATAAGCATAGCCATTGGTAGCGTAAGTTCGATGATACCCAACGTTGGTACTCTCGTCATAACTCTTGCTCTTGTCACTGTAATAATTCGCCTGGTTTTGGCTGATGGTATCCCCCCGTGGAAACCGCTTGCCGCTCAGACCTCCCCTCGCCGCATATTCCCATTCCGCTTCGGTCGGCAACCGATAGCCCACGCTCCAATTGACGCTCGGGGATACTGAGCCAGTCTTATAGACGGCGGTCAGCCCAGCATTCGTGTAATAGGCCGGCACCCTCCCCTCTTTTTGGCTCCGCGCATTGCACCACTTCATACAGTCAACCCAATTCATGCCTTGCGCCGGATGATTAGCCGCCTTGCCATACCCGGTATTGCCAAAGCTGTATCCATTGTTGGTCGCCCAAATGTACACTGCATCCCATTGCGTCTTCGTCACCAAATAGGTATCCATGTAAAACGCGCTCACAGTTACCGTGTGCAGAGGTAATGCTATAATGTCATCATCCAGGTTGTCTCCCATGGTAAAGGTACCGCCAGGGATATAAACCATGTTAGTGCTTATCCGCAAATAAAAGTTGCCTTTTTCGCCGTGCTCTGTCAATTTCT
Protein-coding sequences here:
- a CDS encoding fibronectin type III domain-containing protein produces the protein MKLVNTSKYAKLSHRTLMTEINKIKQGIAGIPKFASLAAKLTIIGNKLTSSVAKLDARDAAELTLKELIAINTTDAEEVIVLAKDVIVDCESLTDDPTDLMAVGLELVKDRQPAGTPEQVMNLCAVTVSDQGKLAVKWKKAKFATLYEISTTDDPNIGTWTLRSAASKCKETLEGLPSGKRIWVRVRAKGSAGYGLWSDPAGAVVS
- a CDS encoding SUMF1/EgtB/PvdO family nonheme iron enzyme; this translates as KLTEHGEKGNFYLRISTNMVYIPGGTFTMGDNLDDDIIALPLHTVTVSAFYMDTYLVTKTQWDAVYIWATNNGYSFGNTGYGKAANHPAQGMNWVDCMKWCNARSQKEGRVPAYYTNAGLTAVYKTGSVSPSVNWSVGYRLPTEAEWEYAARGGLSGKRFPRGDTISQNQANYYSDKSKSYDESTNVGYHRTYATNGYAYTSPVGSFALNGYGLYDMAGNVYQWCWDYYETYGSATQTDPRGPESGTFRIFRGGGWRSGAVQSRAAYRGHGFASYVSDGLGFRAVRPLNP